In one Oryza glaberrima chromosome 2, OglaRS2, whole genome shotgun sequence genomic region, the following are encoded:
- the LOC127763874 gene encoding beta-1,2-xylosyltransferase XYXT1-like isoform X2, which produces MGSPKMAKSAMKQGIWRRRIGAPFAAVLVAAVLAVVVFSGQFAKGPNASSQFAPVQVDNTLRPTRDKPVSADQDLERTVSSKLEGEDTEQIRLEDGQSPNKEAAIEEQKPSQAAAIDQDDNTLNPGLKQASGDERSAGGSDSLGKESPPQSQEGDGGTAESGAEPYIKCTAQSDIKICDLSNPRFDICELCGDARTIGQSSTVVYVPQNRASNGEEWIIRAQSRKHLPWIKKVTIKSVNSSEPEPICTSKHHIPAIVFALGGLTANVWHDFSDVLVPLFLTARQFNRDVQLIITNNQPWFIKKYSAIFSRLTRHEIIDFDSDGQIRCYPHVIVGLRSHRDLGIDPSSSPQNYTMVDFRLFVREAYGLPAAEVDIPYKADKDDPDKKPRIMLIDRGKSRRFVNVAHVVQGLDWFGFEVVKADPKIDSNLDEFVRLVDSCDAIMGVHGAGLTNMVFLRSGGVVVHIVPYGIKFMADGFYGAPARDMGLRHVEYSISPEESTLLEKYGWNHTVINDPETIRKGGWEKVAEFYMSKQDIVLNMTRFGPSLLNAIEFIM; this is translated from the exons ATGGGATCCCCCAAGATGGCCAAGAGCGCGATGAAGCAGGGCATCTGGCGCCGGAGGATCGGCGcgcccttcgccgccgtcctcgtcgccgcTGTCCTCGCCGTAGTCGTCTTCTCCGGCCAGTTCGCCAAGGGCCCCAACG CTTCCTCGCAATTTGCTCCGGTACAAGTTGACAACACCCTGCGGCCCACGCGCGATAAGCCGGTCTCCGCAGATCAAG ACTTGGAGAGAACGGTTTCTTCAAAGCTAGAAGGGGAGGACACTGAGCAAATTAGACTTG AGGATGGACAGTCTCCCAACAAAGAGGCAGCAATCGAAGAGCAGAAACCATCCCAGGCGGCTGCTATTGATCAGGATGACAATACCTTAAATCCTG GGCTTAAACAAGCTTCTGGAGATGAAAGGAGCGCAGGAGGATCTG ACTCATTGGGCAAGGAATCTCCTCCACAAAGTCAGGAAGGAGACGGAGGCACAGCAGAGTCAG GTGCAGAACCGTACATCAAGTGTACGGCTCAATCTGACATAAAGATCTGTGACCTCTCCAACCCCCGGTTTGACATCTGTGAGCTGTGCGGCGATGCTCGCACCATTGGACAGTCCTCCACTGTTGTGTATGTCCCACAGAACCGTGCTTCCAATGGTGAAGAGTGGATTATCCGAGCACAGTCCCGAAAGCACCTTCCCTGGATCAAGAAGGTGACCATCAAATCTGTGAATTCCTCAGAACCAGAACCAATATGTACCTCCAAGCATCACATCCCAGCCATTGTCTTCGCACTAGGTGGGCTAACAGCAAATGTCTGGCATGACTTCAGTGATGTCCTTGTCCCACTGTTCCTTACTGCCCGTCAATTCAACAGAGATGTCCAGCTTATCATCACCAACAACCAGCCCTGGTTCATCAAGAAGTATTCTGCAATCTTTAGCCGCCTCACGCGGCATGAGATTATTGATTTTGATTCAGATGGCCAGATCAGGTGttacccacatgtcattgttgGTCTCAGGAGCCACCGAGACCTTGGCATCGACCCAAGTTCTTCTCCCCAGAACTATACAATGGTAGACTTCCGGTTGTTTGTCCGAGAAGCCTATGGACTGCCTGCAGCTGAAGTGGACATACCCTATAAGGCTGACAAAGATGACCCTGACAAGAAGCCCCGGATAATGCTGATTGACAGGGGCAAATCCAGGAGATTTGTCAACGTGGCACATGTTGTACAAGGGCtggattggtttggttttgAGGTGGTCAAGGCCGATCCAAAGATCGATTCTAACCTTGATGAATTTGTTCGCCTTGTTGACTCCTGCGATGCAATCATGGGCGTGCATGGTGCGGGCTTGACTAACATGGTGTTCCTGCGGTCCGGGGGAGTGGTGGTGCACATTGTGCCATACGGGATCAAATTCATGGCTGATGGGTTCTATGGTGCACCTGCACGGGACATGGGTCTGAGACATGTCGAGTACAGCATCAGTCCAGAAGAGAGCACACTTCTGGAGAAATACGGTTGGAACCATACTGTTATCAATGATCCTGAAACCATCAGGAAGGGCGGATGGGAGAAGGTTGCGGAGTTCTACATGTCCAAACAGGACATTGTGCTCAATATGACAAGGTTTGGACCTAGCCTGTTGAATGCAATAGAGTTCATTATGTAA
- the LOC127763874 gene encoding beta-1,2-xylosyltransferase XYXT1-like isoform X1, with the protein MGSPKMAKSAMKQGIWRRRIGAPFAAVLVAAVLAVVVFSGQFAKGPNASSQFAPVQVDNTLRPTRDKPVSADQDLERTVSSKLEGEDTEQIRLDAEDGQSPNKEAAIEEQKPSQAAAIDQDDNTLNPGLKQASGDERSAGGSDSLGKESPPQSQEGDGGTAESGAEPYIKCTAQSDIKICDLSNPRFDICELCGDARTIGQSSTVVYVPQNRASNGEEWIIRAQSRKHLPWIKKVTIKSVNSSEPEPICTSKHHIPAIVFALGGLTANVWHDFSDVLVPLFLTARQFNRDVQLIITNNQPWFIKKYSAIFSRLTRHEIIDFDSDGQIRCYPHVIVGLRSHRDLGIDPSSSPQNYTMVDFRLFVREAYGLPAAEVDIPYKADKDDPDKKPRIMLIDRGKSRRFVNVAHVVQGLDWFGFEVVKADPKIDSNLDEFVRLVDSCDAIMGVHGAGLTNMVFLRSGGVVVHIVPYGIKFMADGFYGAPARDMGLRHVEYSISPEESTLLEKYGWNHTVINDPETIRKGGWEKVAEFYMSKQDIVLNMTRFGPSLLNAIEFIM; encoded by the exons ATGGGATCCCCCAAGATGGCCAAGAGCGCGATGAAGCAGGGCATCTGGCGCCGGAGGATCGGCGcgcccttcgccgccgtcctcgtcgccgcTGTCCTCGCCGTAGTCGTCTTCTCCGGCCAGTTCGCCAAGGGCCCCAACG CTTCCTCGCAATTTGCTCCGGTACAAGTTGACAACACCCTGCGGCCCACGCGCGATAAGCCGGTCTCCGCAGATCAAG ACTTGGAGAGAACGGTTTCTTCAAAGCTAGAAGGGGAGGACACTGAGCAAATTAGACTTG ATGCAGAGGATGGACAGTCTCCCAACAAAGAGGCAGCAATCGAAGAGCAGAAACCATCCCAGGCGGCTGCTATTGATCAGGATGACAATACCTTAAATCCTG GGCTTAAACAAGCTTCTGGAGATGAAAGGAGCGCAGGAGGATCTG ACTCATTGGGCAAGGAATCTCCTCCACAAAGTCAGGAAGGAGACGGAGGCACAGCAGAGTCAG GTGCAGAACCGTACATCAAGTGTACGGCTCAATCTGACATAAAGATCTGTGACCTCTCCAACCCCCGGTTTGACATCTGTGAGCTGTGCGGCGATGCTCGCACCATTGGACAGTCCTCCACTGTTGTGTATGTCCCACAGAACCGTGCTTCCAATGGTGAAGAGTGGATTATCCGAGCACAGTCCCGAAAGCACCTTCCCTGGATCAAGAAGGTGACCATCAAATCTGTGAATTCCTCAGAACCAGAACCAATATGTACCTCCAAGCATCACATCCCAGCCATTGTCTTCGCACTAGGTGGGCTAACAGCAAATGTCTGGCATGACTTCAGTGATGTCCTTGTCCCACTGTTCCTTACTGCCCGTCAATTCAACAGAGATGTCCAGCTTATCATCACCAACAACCAGCCCTGGTTCATCAAGAAGTATTCTGCAATCTTTAGCCGCCTCACGCGGCATGAGATTATTGATTTTGATTCAGATGGCCAGATCAGGTGttacccacatgtcattgttgGTCTCAGGAGCCACCGAGACCTTGGCATCGACCCAAGTTCTTCTCCCCAGAACTATACAATGGTAGACTTCCGGTTGTTTGTCCGAGAAGCCTATGGACTGCCTGCAGCTGAAGTGGACATACCCTATAAGGCTGACAAAGATGACCCTGACAAGAAGCCCCGGATAATGCTGATTGACAGGGGCAAATCCAGGAGATTTGTCAACGTGGCACATGTTGTACAAGGGCtggattggtttggttttgAGGTGGTCAAGGCCGATCCAAAGATCGATTCTAACCTTGATGAATTTGTTCGCCTTGTTGACTCCTGCGATGCAATCATGGGCGTGCATGGTGCGGGCTTGACTAACATGGTGTTCCTGCGGTCCGGGGGAGTGGTGGTGCACATTGTGCCATACGGGATCAAATTCATGGCTGATGGGTTCTATGGTGCACCTGCACGGGACATGGGTCTGAGACATGTCGAGTACAGCATCAGTCCAGAAGAGAGCACACTTCTGGAGAAATACGGTTGGAACCATACTGTTATCAATGATCCTGAAACCATCAGGAAGGGCGGATGGGAGAAGGTTGCGGAGTTCTACATGTCCAAACAGGACATTGTGCTCAATATGACAAGGTTTGGACCTAGCCTGTTGAATGCAATAGAGTTCATTATGTAA